ATATTCCAACGCCAACCCGGGCGTCCGGTTCAACTACCAGTCGATCGGCTCCGGCGGGGGGATCAAGCAGATCACCGCGGGGACGGTGAACTTCGGCGCCACCGACGCGCCGATGACGGAAGAGGGGATGAAAAAGCTTCCGGGGGCCATCTTCCACATCCCGACGGCGCTCGGGGCGGTGGTCCCGGTCTACAACCTCGCCAACGTGGCAAGCGGGTTGAAACTCACGCCGGACGTCCTCGCCGGGATCTATCTCGGCAAGATCACCCGCTGGAACGACCCGAAGCTCGCGGAGCTAAACAAGACCGTGACGTTGCCGAACGCGGACATCGTGGTCGCCCACCGCTCCGACGGGTCCGGCACCACGGACATCTTCACGAACTACTTGACGACGGTGAACACCGAGTGGCGCGCGAAGGTCGGCCGCGGCCCGTCCGTCAACTGGCCGGTGGGGATCGGCGGTAAGGGGAACGAGGGCGTCGCCGGCGTGGTGAAACAGACCCCCGGAGCCATCGGGTATGTCGAGCTCGCGTACGCCAAGCAGAACAAGATGAAGGTGGCGTCGCTGCGGAACAAGGAGGGACACTTCGTTACGCCGACCCTGGAGGCGACCTCGGCCGCCGCCGCGGGGGTGGCGAAATCGATGCCCGCCGATTTCCGCGTATCGTTGGTCGACGCCCCCGGAAAGGAATCGTGGCCCATCTCCGGGCTCACCTGGATCCTCGTGTACAAGGACCAGAAGGACGAGGCCAGGGGGAAGGCCATCGTCCAGTTCCTCAAGTGGGCGATCAGGGACGGCCAGAAGATGGAGGCCGCGCTCGACTACGCCGCGCTTCCGAAGCCCGTGGTGGAAAAGATCGACGTGGCGCTGAAGCAGATCTCCTTCAAGGGGAAGTCCCTGTACTGACAAGGCCTTCCTTGTCTCTACGAACCGAGAGGAAACGCCCCGGATGGCCCGGAAGACCGGCGGAAACATCAAGGACCTCCTCTTCGAGAGAACCACGGGGGCATTCGCCCTCCTGGTTCTCTCCCTGGCGGTGCTCCTGTTCGCGGTGCTGCTGCGGGAGTCGATCCCCGCCTTGCGGAAGTTCGGGGCCGCGTTCCTCGTCACCGGGACGTGGGACCCGGTTCTCGAGAAGTTCGGGGCGCTGCCCTTCATCTACGGGACCCTGGTCTCCTCCTTTCTCGCCATCCTCATCGCCGTGCCGTTGAGCGTGGGGGCCGCGATCTTCATCGACGAGTTCGCCCCCCCCTGGATGAAGACGCCCGTTTCGTTTCTCGCCGAACTCCTCGCGGCGATCCCCAGCGTGATCTACGGACTGTGGGGGATTTTCGTCCTCGTGCCGGTCCTGCGGGACGGGTTCATGAAACCCGTTACGAAGTACCTCGGCTGGGTTCCTCTCTTCAAGGGGCCGGTGTACGGCCCGAGCATGCTGGCGGCGGGGGTTCTCCTTGCGATCATGATCGTCCCGTTCATCCTCTCGGTCAGCCGGGAGGTGCTGGCGACGGTTCCCCAACGGCAGAAAGAGGCCGTGCTCTCGCTGGGCGGAACCCGCTGGGAAATGCTCCGGATCGTGATCGGACAGCACTGCATCCCCGGCATCTTCGGGGCGACGATCCTCGGCCTGGGACGGGCGCTGGGAGAGACGATGGCGGTCACGATGGTCATCGGGAACCGCCCGGAGGCCCTCCTCTCGCTGTTCCAGCCGGGATACTCGATGGCGGCGGTCATCGCCAACGAGTTCACCGAGGCCGTCGGAGACGTCTATCTTTCCTCCCTCGTCCTCATCGGCCTCATCCTCTTCGCGATGACCTTGGCCGTGAACCTTGCGGCCAAGGGAATCCTCACGAAGATGGTCGCGCGCGCCTCCCGGGGAATCTGAACCGTGGGGACGATCTCCTTCCGTCGGAAAGCCGTCGACCGCACCATGAAGGTGTTGTTCTGCTTCGCGGCGATCCTCGTCATCCTGCCGCTGTTCCTCATCTTCTTCGACCTGCTGATCAAGGGGGGCAAGGAACTCAAGTTGACGCTGCTGATCGACCTGCCCCGCCCCGTCGGGGAGCCGGGAGGGGGGATCGCGAACGGGATCGTCGGGACACTCGTCATCACCCTCATGACGATGCTGTGGTCGGTTCCCACGGCGGTCATGTGCGGGATCTACCTCGCGGAGTACGGGAGGGGGAAATTCGCCTCCGCGGTGCGGTTCGCCGCCGACACGATGACCGGCGTTCCCTCCATCATCATGGGGATCTTTGCCTACATTCTCGTTGTCCTCCCGATGAAGCGGTTTTCCGCCTGGGCCGGAGCGGCGGCGCTCTCCATGATCTTCATCCCCGTCGTCGTGCGGACGACGGAGGAGATGCTCCGGACCGTGCCGACGACGGTGCGGGAAGCCGCCCTGGCGCTGGGGATCGCGCGGTGGAAGACCACGCTGCGCATCACGGTGCGGACGGCATGGCCGGGGATCCTGACGGGGATCCTTCTCTCCATGGCTCGCATCTTAGGGGAGACCGCACCCCTGCTCTTCACCGCCTTGGGGAACCAGTTCTGGCAGACGAGGCTCGACCAACCGATGGCGGCGGTTCCGCTCCAGATATTCACATATGCGATCTCGCCCTACGAGGACTGGCACGACAAGGCGTGGGCGGGGGCTCTTGTACTGATCACGATGGTTCTCGTCATCAACATTGCCGCCCGGGTCCTCACCCGGCAGAAACGGTAGGAGGCGGAACGCCCATGGAAAACGTATTCGAAATCCGCGACATGAGCAGCTGGTTCGGGGAGAACCAGGTGCTGAAGAAGATCCGGATGGATATCGCGAAGAACTCCGTCACCTCCGTGATGGGTCCCTCCGGATGCGGAAAGAGCACCTTCATCCGGTGTCTCAACCGGATGCACGACATGACCCCCGGATTCCGCA
The Deltaproteobacteria bacterium DNA segment above includes these coding regions:
- the pstS gene encoding phosphate ABC transporter substrate-binding protein PstS, encoding MKKICGVLAGVLAMLAVVSFASAADPLTINGAGATFPYPLYSKWFYEYSNANPGVRFNYQSIGSGGGIKQITAGTVNFGATDAPMTEEGMKKLPGAIFHIPTALGAVVPVYNLANVASGLKLTPDVLAGIYLGKITRWNDPKLAELNKTVTLPNADIVVAHRSDGSGTTDIFTNYLTTVNTEWRAKVGRGPSVNWPVGIGGKGNEGVAGVVKQTPGAIGYVELAYAKQNKMKVASLRNKEGHFVTPTLEATSAAAAGVAKSMPADFRVSLVDAPGKESWPISGLTWILVYKDQKDEARGKAIVQFLKWAIRDGQKMEAALDYAALPKPVVEKIDVALKQISFKGKSLY
- the pstC gene encoding phosphate ABC transporter permease subunit PstC; this translates as MARKTGGNIKDLLFERTTGAFALLVLSLAVLLFAVLLRESIPALRKFGAAFLVTGTWDPVLEKFGALPFIYGTLVSSFLAILIAVPLSVGAAIFIDEFAPPWMKTPVSFLAELLAAIPSVIYGLWGIFVLVPVLRDGFMKPVTKYLGWVPLFKGPVYGPSMLAAGVLLAIMIVPFILSVSREVLATVPQRQKEAVLSLGGTRWEMLRIVIGQHCIPGIFGATILGLGRALGETMAVTMVIGNRPEALLSLFQPGYSMAAVIANEFTEAVGDVYLSSLVLIGLILFAMTLAVNLAAKGILTKMVARASRGI
- the pstA gene encoding phosphate ABC transporter permease PstA gives rise to the protein MGTISFRRKAVDRTMKVLFCFAAILVILPLFLIFFDLLIKGGKELKLTLLIDLPRPVGEPGGGIANGIVGTLVITLMTMLWSVPTAVMCGIYLAEYGRGKFASAVRFAADTMTGVPSIIMGIFAYILVVLPMKRFSAWAGAAALSMIFIPVVVRTTEEMLRTVPTTVREAALALGIARWKTTLRITVRTAWPGILTGILLSMARILGETAPLLFTALGNQFWQTRLDQPMAAVPLQIFTYAISPYEDWHDKAWAGALVLITMVLVINIAARVLTRQKR